Part of the Vicinamibacterales bacterium genome is shown below.
CCGCGGACCTGGCCGGCGGCCGTCGGGGCCGGATCCTGGAGCTTGTAGCCGAACTGCTTCACGGTCACGAGCGCGTCGACCAGGAACGGGAGCTTCTCGCGCAGGCGCCGGACGTGGACGTCGACCGTGCGCGTGCCGCCCGTGTAGGAGTAGTCCCACACGTCGGACAGGAGCAGGTCGCGCGACAGCACGCGGCCGCGGTGGCTGATCAGGTACCTGAGCAGCGTGAACTCCTTCGCCGTGAGCCGCACTTCGCGCCCGTCGGCCGTCACCAGGTGCCGGTCGAGATCCACGGCGAGTGGACCGTAGTCGAGGCGGCCCGCCGACGGCACGGCGCGCTCGGCACGGCGGAGCAGCGCCTTCACGCGCGCGACGAGCTCCTTCGGGCTGAAAGGCTTGGTGATGTAGTCGTCGGCGCCCATCTCGAGGCCGGCGATGCGGTCGGACTCGGCCGCCTTGGCCGTGAGCATGATGATGGGGAGCGCCGCGGTGGCCGGATCGGCGCGGAGCGTGCGGCACACCGTGAGGCCGTCCACGTCCGGCAGCATCAGGTCCAGGACGACCAAGTCCGACGGCGCCGCCGCCAGCCGGGCCGCGACGTCCCTGCCGGTGGCGGTGGACTCCACGGTGAATCCGTCCTTCTCGAGGTAGTGGCGGACGAGATCGGCGAT
Proteins encoded:
- a CDS encoding response regulator transcription factor, which gives rise to MPRILVAEDDADIADLVRHYLEKDGFTVESTATGRDVAARLAAAPSDLVVLDLMLPDVDGLTVCRTLRADPATAALPIIMLTAKAAESDRIAGLEMGADDYITKPFSPKELVARVKALLRRAERAVPSAGRLDYGPLAVDLDRHLVTADGREVRLTAKEFTLLRYLISHRGRVLSRDLLLSDVWDYSYTGGTRTVDVHVRRLREKLPFLVDALVTVKQFGYKLQDPAPTAAGQVRGD